A segment of the Magnetococcales bacterium genome:
TGGATGGGGGGAGACAGCGAGAGCACAAGCAGTGTGGAAGAGGCGCTCTTCGTGGTGCCCGATCCGGGACGCTCTACGGGCCTCAAACGGGTTTGGCATGAATCCGTCGCAGGCACGCCAGACGATTTTTTCAACCATCCGGGCCACTTTGTGGTGGATGGGGGGGATGTTTTCGTAGCCACCCATGAAGGCCAGGTGGTGCGGCTGCACGCCAAAACCGGTGGGGAAATCTGGGATGTGGAGGTGGGGGATCCCATCGCCGGTGGGGTGGCTGTGGGTGAGGGGTTGGTCTATGCAGGCACTGTCGAAGGAGAGATGATTGCCCTGGCCCAACTCAACGGTAAAGAGGTGTGGCGCACCCGGGTATCCACCGCAGTCGCTTCCGCCCCCACGGTCGCTTCGGGCCGGGTGGTTTTTCTCACCTTGAACAACTGGACTTACGCTTTGAGTGCTGCCGATGGAGAGCGGGAGTGGATGCATCAATCCTTGCCTGAGGGATTGGTGATGCGTGGTGCAGCGCGACCGACGGTGGTGGGCGAACGGGTTTACACGGGCTACTCTTCCGGAGAGGTGCATGCCTTGAGCCTCGATAAAGGCAAACCCCACTGGTCGGAAAATTTGACCATCCTCGGGGGGCGGGTAGAGATTGACATGCTCCAGGATGTGGATGCCGCCATCGTCGTCGAGGAAAATGCCTCTGGGGACGACCGGGTGTTTGCCATCAATCACAAGGGCAAGCTGGTTGCCTTGAGTGGGGACAACGGCAACCGTCTTTGGGAGCGCTCCATCAAGGCCGTCCGGCGTCCCTTGCTCTTTTCCGGGCGGCTCTATGTCACCGATATGGAAGGGGGGCTTTCGGCTATTTCGGCGGAGGACGGCATTCCCCTGTGGCAGACCCGTCTGAGCGACGGCATGTTGACCGCTCCGGTCTACTTTAACGATCAGATTTTCATCGCCGATGATCAGGAACGCCTCTTTTCGGTAGATCCCGAAAGCGGCCATCTCATGGGGCTCGATCAGATAGGTGATCCGGTCCATGCGGATCCTGTGGTGGTAGCTGAGGGGGGCTCCAAGGGGCTCTATCTCTGGACCAACGACGGCAATGTGATGCGTTTCCAGTAAATTTGTTTGGGGCTCATTTTTGGTTTTTTCCCCCTGGCGGTCTTTTCCGTCAGGGGCTGATCCGGTTTTTTTCTTGCCAATCTTTGCCCCCTGATAACCTACTCTGTTATCAGGGGGGTCGGTTTGTCACCTCCCTCTCCTCTGACTCTGGCCTCTGATACCGTGCTGCCACTTATCGCCCTGGTGGGACGCCCCAATGTGGGTAAGTCCTCTCTTTTTAATCGGCTGACCCGTTCCCGTCAGGCGTTGGTGGACGATAAACCTGGGGTCACCCGGGATCGTCAATATGGCTCTGGCGTTTGGGGCAAGCGAAAATTTCGTCTGGTGGACACCGGGGGGTTTCAGGCTGGCCCCGAGGAGCCTCTGGCTGCCCAGGTGACCGAACAGGTGATGGTGGCTCTGGAAGAGGCGGACGGGGTGGTTTTCGTCACCGACGGCCAGGCCGGTCCCCTGCCGGAAGATCGCCACATTGCCAATATGTTGCGACGCTTTGGCAAACCCCTGGTGCTGGCTGTCAACAAGAGTGATTCCAGGGAGGGGCGGGAGGGGCGGTTTGCCTTTCACGAACTGGGCATTCACCCCCTGCTCCCCATCTCCGCCGCCCACGGCCATGGCATGGATGATCTGATCGATGCCCTTTCCCCGGTGTGGCCGGAAGAGATCGAGGCGGGAGGAGAGTCGGACAAGGCAGAG
Coding sequences within it:
- a CDS encoding PQQ-binding-like beta-propeller repeat protein is translated as MSRLWFSFGLMLLAGCSSMPSWMGGDSESTSSVEEALFVVPDPGRSTGLKRVWHESVAGTPDDFFNHPGHFVVDGGDVFVATHEGQVVRLHAKTGGEIWDVEVGDPIAGGVAVGEGLVYAGTVEGEMIALAQLNGKEVWRTRVSTAVASAPTVASGRVVFLTLNNWTYALSAADGEREWMHQSLPEGLVMRGAARPTVVGERVYTGYSSGEVHALSLDKGKPHWSENLTILGGRVEIDMLQDVDAAIVVEENASGDDRVFAINHKGKLVALSGDNGNRLWERSIKAVRRPLLFSGRLYVTDMEGGLSAISAEDGIPLWQTRLSDGMLTAPVYFNDQIFIADDQERLFSVDPESGHLMGLDQIGDPVHADPVVVAEGGSKGLYLWTNDGNVMRFQ